In Clostridium swellfunianum, a genomic segment contains:
- a CDS encoding ABC transporter ATP-binding protein, producing MGTDDSSSTTTKIDTEGIKSLQEFLALPRLDTLTDADEKADVSRKVMDLGKKMQGSMENAPENPSNNIKFTDDQVNQVIDAIRETNGEYDFVYIGHIALILIGMYIISALFSLVMGLVMSGVSQKTVRDLRREVDDKLSRLPLKYFDMHAHGDILSRVTNDVDTIATTLQQSLTQIITSVITIIGYIIMMLTISPILTVIVIATLPLYVIATTLIAKKSQKYFAVQQKELGALSGHVEEMYTGHKIVKAFGHEKDAIEEFDSINGRLKNAGWRAQFVSGIMFPLMNFISNIGYVGISIVGGIWITRSLLGLGDILAFIQYSRSFTMPIVQTANIANIIQSTVACAERVFQILDEEEEIADSSDAVVLENPRGNVQFEHVDFRYVEDVPLIENMNLDVKQGDTIAIVGPTGAGKTTLVNLLMRFYEINAGKISIDDVDIRNIKRSELRKMFGMVLQDTWLYNGTIKDNIAYGREEAAMEDIVRAAKAAHADHFIRTLPQGYDTVLNEEASNISQGQKQLLTIARAILADPTILILDEATSSVDTRTEVLIQKAMANLMKGRTSFVIAHRLSTIRDAELILVMNKGTIIEMGNHKHLLEKEGFYADLYNSQFAGEDENQAV from the coding sequence ATGGGCACAGATGACAGCAGCAGTACAACTACAAAGATAGATACTGAAGGCATAAAGTCACTTCAGGAATTCCTTGCTCTTCCAAGACTTGATACTCTTACAGATGCAGATGAAAAGGCTGACGTTTCAAGAAAAGTTATGGATCTTGGAAAGAAGATGCAGGGTTCAATGGAAAATGCTCCTGAGAATCCTTCAAATAATATAAAGTTTACTGATGATCAGGTAAATCAAGTAATTGATGCCATAAGAGAAACAAATGGAGAGTACGATTTTGTATACATTGGACACATTGCCTTAATATTAATAGGAATGTATATAATAAGTGCATTATTCAGTTTAGTTATGGGCCTTGTAATGTCTGGAGTATCACAAAAAACAGTACGCGACCTTAGAAGAGAGGTTGATGATAAGCTTTCAAGACTTCCATTAAAGTACTTCGATATGCATGCACACGGAGATATACTAAGCCGTGTTACAAACGACGTTGATACTATAGCTACAACACTTCAGCAGAGCTTGACTCAGATAATTACTTCTGTAATTACAATAATAGGCTACATCATAATGATGCTTACTATAAGTCCAATACTTACAGTTATTGTAATAGCAACATTACCTTTATATGTAATAGCAACAACACTTATTGCAAAGAAGTCCCAAAAATACTTTGCTGTTCAGCAGAAGGAGCTTGGTGCTCTTAGCGGACACGTAGAGGAAATGTATACTGGTCACAAAATTGTTAAGGCTTTTGGACATGAGAAGGATGCAATTGAAGAATTTGATTCTATTAACGGAAGACTTAAGAATGCAGGCTGGAGAGCACAGTTTGTTTCAGGTATCATGTTCCCCCTTATGAACTTCATAAGCAATATTGGTTATGTAGGTATAAGTATTGTAGGTGGAATATGGATTACAAGAAGCCTTTTAGGTCTTGGTGATATACTTGCGTTTATCCAATATTCAAGATCCTTCACAATGCCTATTGTTCAGACTGCAAATATAGCAAATATAATTCAATCAACTGTAGCTTGCGCAGAGCGAGTGTTCCAGATTCTAGATGAAGAAGAGGAGATTGCAGACAGCAGCGATGCAGTAGTGCTTGAAAATCCAAGAGGAAATGTTCAGTTTGAACATGTTGACTTCAGATATGTTGAAGATGTTCCACTTATAGAAAATATGAATCTTGATGTAAAACAAGGTGATACCATTGCCATTGTTGGACCTACAGGAGCAGGTAAAACAACTCTTGTTAACCTATTAATGAGATTCTATGAAATCAATGCAGGTAAAATAAGTATTGACGATGTTGATATTAGAAACATCAAAAGAAGCGAACTTAGAAAGATGTTTGGTATGGTGCTTCAGGATACTTGGCTGTATAACGGAACGATCAAGGATAATATAGCCTATGGAAGAGAAGAGGCTGCCATGGAGGACATTGTTCGTGCAGCTAAAGCGGCACATGCAGACCACTTTATAAGAACTCTGCCGCAGGGCTATGATACAGTTCTTAATGAAGAAGCAAGCAACATTTCACAGGGACAAAAGCAGCTTCTTACTATTGCCCGAGCAATACTAGCTGATCCAACAATATTAATACTTGATGAAGCAACAAGCAGCGTTGATACAAGAACAGAAGTATTAATACAAAAGGCTATGGCTAACCTTATGAAGGGAAGAACGAGCTTTGTAATAGCACACAGACTTTCTACTATTCGTGATGCAGAGCTTATCCTTGTTATGAATAAGGGAACAATCATTGAAATGGGAAATCACAAGCACCTGCTTGAAAAGGAAGGCTTCTATGCTGACCTTTACAACAGTCAGTTTGCTGGTGAAGATGAAAACCAAGCTGTATAG
- a CDS encoding DUF1904 domain-containing protein translates to MPQIRFRAIETKGIQKISKEMVDELEQLLKCPRDYFSLEVINSTFINDGEIVQGNPVVEVHWFDRGQEIQDKAAQIITKYIQAIELSNVDVIFTKLEESMYYENGVHF, encoded by the coding sequence ATGCCGCAGATAAGATTTAGAGCAATTGAAACTAAAGGAATTCAAAAAATAAGTAAGGAAATGGTAGATGAGCTGGAGCAGCTTCTTAAATGCCCAAGAGACTATTTTTCTCTTGAAGTCATTAATTCAACTTTTATTAATGACGGAGAAATTGTCCAAGGAAATCCAGTGGTAGAAGTTCATTGGTTTGATAGAGGACAGGAAATTCAGGATAAGGCAGCACAGATAATAACAAAGTATATCCAAGCTATTGAACTAAGCAATGTGGATGTGATTTTTACAAAGCTTGAGGAAAGTATGTATTATGAAAATGGAGTACATTTTTAA
- a CDS encoding amidohydrolase family protein gives MDRKYWLKNVLLEEAYQFEGQEVVGTNTGLYSILVEDGKVKAVIKGIPKEYDIKIIDSKGLLLLPGFHENHIHIDKTYYGGPWKACRPFNGVAGRIAEEKKLLLEQLPTLVDRAESILKLLSENGAVHVRSHCNVDEVCGLKNVEGTFKAFETYKGKMTYEVAAFPQHGLLKGNVVSLVKEAMKMGVNIMGGIDPASIDGDIEKSLHTIMDVAVEFDKDIDIHLHDGGELGIFTIKRLIKLVEEVKWQGRVNISHAYCLAQASRNQVEDVAESMAHNGISISTSVPIDMPVIPVSMLASKGVRIAAVNDSITDHWFPFGTGDMLEKANRLCERFAWIDEFSLAQSLKFITGGKTMLNFKGERIWPEEGDEASFVLTKASCSAEAVARKTERVATIFKGNIVQGIL, from the coding sequence ATGGACAGGAAATATTGGCTTAAAAATGTTTTGCTGGAGGAAGCATACCAATTTGAAGGACAAGAGGTAGTTGGAACCAATACAGGTCTGTACAGTATTTTAGTTGAGGATGGAAAAGTTAAAGCTGTAATAAAAGGAATCCCAAAGGAATATGATATTAAGATTATTGATTCTAAGGGACTGCTACTCTTGCCTGGCTTTCATGAAAATCATATACATATAGACAAAACCTATTATGGCGGTCCGTGGAAAGCCTGCAGGCCTTTTAATGGTGTAGCAGGTCGTATAGCAGAAGAGAAAAAATTGCTGTTAGAACAGCTGCCAACTCTTGTTGATAGAGCGGAGAGTATATTAAAGTTATTATCAGAAAATGGTGCGGTTCATGTTCGCAGCCACTGCAATGTTGATGAGGTTTGCGGGCTTAAAAACGTTGAGGGAACCTTTAAAGCCTTTGAAACTTACAAGGGTAAAATGACCTATGAAGTTGCAGCATTTCCACAGCACGGTCTATTAAAAGGAAACGTTGTATCACTGGTAAAAGAAGCTATGAAAATGGGTGTAAATATAATGGGCGGCATAGACCCTGCAAGTATCGACGGTGATATTGAAAAATCCTTACATACGATAATGGATGTTGCGGTTGAGTTTGATAAAGATATAGACATACATCTGCACGATGGAGGAGAGCTTGGAATATTTACTATAAAAAGACTAATTAAGCTTGTAGAGGAGGTAAAGTGGCAGGGAAGAGTTAACATAAGTCACGCCTACTGCCTAGCGCAAGCTTCAAGAAATCAGGTTGAGGATGTTGCAGAGAGTATGGCTCATAATGGAATAAGCATATCAACTTCAGTGCCCATAGACATGCCAGTAATACCAGTTTCAATGCTTGCTTCAAAAGGTGTGAGAATTGCAGCTGTCAACGACAGCATAACAGACCACTGGTTTCCTTTTGGTACAGGGGACATGCTAGAGAAGGCAAATAGACTTTGTGAAAGATTTGCATGGATTGATGAATTTTCTTTAGCTCAATCCCTTAAATTTATAACAGGAGGCAAAACTATGCTTAATTTTAAAGGTGAGAGAATATGGCCAGAGGAAGGGGATGAAGCTAGTTTTGTACTTACAAAGGCCTCTTGTTCTGCTGAAGCTGTAGCAAGAAAAACCGAACGAGTTGCTACAATTTTTAAAGGGAATATAGTTCAGGGAATATTATGA
- a CDS encoding 4Fe-4S dicluster domain-containing protein → MSDVMKTMSFERILEITLKDYYTKEKIFGVEEKDFYRDIDNSIEMNFCGEYLRFPVGPAAGPHTQLTQNFLAAYLTGSRYFEPKTVQIVDGKQMQEMIARPCIDAKNVGYNVEWSTELTVEEAKEEYIKASVLMQVMGIELGLSDVKDFILNISVGYDLKGIQSKKISDFIDDLKDAKNTEVFKECVEVLKKNINNFKRFKLEDIDKITSKITNIVTLSTMHGCKPSEILDIATHLITNKKINTLLKCNSTLLGYDAVREILDNLGYNDIELKREDFEHDLQFDMAKEIIAKLLKTGEDNNVVFGVKLTNTLPVVNTRKVMPGEAMYMSGKPLYPIAINVAKKIANEFKDITISMSGGIDKNNVLDVFNSGIAPITIATLYLQPKGYINNNAVLNEMKKASQAPKGLVLEALSVLADKAKVDVNYKNKGNGKVLEDKLETFDCLKSCGICVDVCPNRANMRVVVEGLAANYQIAHVENMCNECGNCQMFCPKGGRPYLKKTTIYQNLEEYKSSKNTGLLRVGEDSFLLREDGKEYIYTANSKEDKSKLELTAETIIRDYPYYMNNIEILSGEELKNYV, encoded by the coding sequence ATGAGTGATGTAATGAAGACAATGTCCTTCGAAAGAATTCTTGAGATTACCCTTAAAGATTATTACACAAAAGAAAAAATATTTGGAGTAGAAGAAAAAGATTTTTATAGAGATATTGATAATAGTATAGAAATGAATTTTTGCGGAGAATATTTAAGATTTCCAGTAGGTCCTGCAGCTGGTCCACATACACAATTAACACAGAATTTTTTGGCGGCATACCTAACAGGATCCAGATATTTTGAGCCTAAAACTGTTCAAATTGTGGATGGAAAGCAAATGCAGGAAATGATAGCAAGGCCATGTATTGACGCTAAAAATGTAGGATACAATGTAGAATGGTCTACAGAGTTAACAGTTGAAGAAGCTAAAGAAGAATATATAAAGGCTTCTGTATTAATGCAAGTTATGGGTATTGAACTTGGTCTATCCGATGTAAAAGACTTTATTTTAAATATAAGTGTAGGTTATGACCTTAAAGGAATTCAATCCAAAAAGATTTCTGATTTTATTGATGATCTTAAAGATGCAAAGAATACAGAAGTATTTAAAGAGTGCGTAGAAGTACTGAAGAAAAATATAAATAACTTCAAGAGATTTAAATTAGAGGATATAGATAAAATTACTTCAAAGATCACAAATATAGTTACACTTTCTACAATGCACGGCTGCAAGCCAAGTGAGATTTTAGACATAGCAACACACTTGATAACAAATAAAAAAATAAATACATTGTTAAAATGCAATTCTACTTTATTAGGCTACGATGCAGTAAGAGAAATCTTGGACAACCTTGGATATAACGATATAGAGTTAAAAAGAGAAGATTTTGAACATGACCTGCAATTTGATATGGCTAAAGAGATAATAGCCAAGCTGTTAAAAACAGGTGAGGATAATAATGTAGTCTTCGGAGTTAAGTTGACAAATACACTGCCTGTTGTTAACACTAGAAAAGTTATGCCAGGCGAAGCTATGTACATGTCTGGAAAGCCGCTATATCCAATAGCTATAAATGTTGCTAAAAAAATTGCAAATGAATTTAAGGACATAACAATATCTATGTCAGGCGGAATAGACAAAAATAATGTATTAGATGTATTTAATTCCGGAATAGCTCCTATCACAATAGCAACATTGTATTTGCAGCCAAAGGGATATATAAACAACAATGCTGTATTAAATGAAATGAAAAAAGCTAGCCAAGCACCTAAGGGGTTAGTCCTTGAAGCTTTAAGTGTACTAGCTGATAAAGCTAAGGTTGATGTTAACTATAAGAATAAAGGCAATGGCAAGGTTTTAGAAGATAAATTGGAAACCTTTGATTGCTTAAAGAGCTGTGGAATTTGTGTTGATGTATGTCCAAACAGAGCAAACATGAGAGTTGTTGTTGAAGGGCTTGCAGCTAATTATCAAATAGCCCACGTTGAGAATATGTGCAATGAATGCGGCAACTGCCAAATGTTCTGTCCAAAGGGTGGACGACCATACCTTAAGAAGACAACTATTTATCAAAATCTAGAAGAATATAAAAGCTCAAAAAATACTGGATTATTAAGAGTTGGAGAAGATAGTTTCTTATTAAGAGAAGATGGAAAAGAATATATCTATACTGCTAATTCAAAAGAAGATAAGAGCAAATTAGAACTAACTGCTGAAACAATCATAAGAGATTATCCTTATTACATGAATAATATAGAAATTTTAAGCGGAGAAGAACTAAAAAACTACGTTTAA
- the yqeC gene encoding selenium cofactor biosynthesis protein YqeC: protein MKLISLLGIKTGSVISVVGAGGKTSFIFSLANELRCRYKVLVTTTTKIYAPEKSQYDYIALDDEKHLINNYCISKEKGIYVFGSLIEKENKLSVLKNINLVDICKYFDYVLIEADGSKKKPIKGWRETEPVILENTNVTVGVLNIQVLGKEINDCLVHRLDRFLELTDAHEKQPVELKHLETIVFSHKGLFKNSLGEKILFINKVETPEDDKGAKQLALNITKNNSGRINKIIAGSLKHSTFSLEL, encoded by the coding sequence ATGAAATTGATTTCTTTGCTCGGAATAAAAACTGGTAGTGTTATTTCTGTAGTAGGTGCCGGAGGAAAAACTTCTTTTATTTTTTCACTGGCTAATGAGCTTAGATGCAGATATAAGGTCCTTGTGACTACTACAACGAAAATATATGCTCCTGAAAAAAGTCAATATGATTACATTGCGTTAGATGATGAAAAACATTTAATCAATAATTATTGCATTAGCAAAGAAAAGGGCATTTATGTTTTTGGAAGCTTAATTGAAAAAGAAAATAAGCTTTCCGTTTTAAAAAATATTAATCTAGTAGATATTTGTAAATATTTTGATTACGTTCTAATAGAGGCAGACGGCTCGAAAAAAAAGCCAATTAAAGGCTGGCGGGAAACAGAGCCTGTTATATTGGAGAATACAAATGTAACTGTAGGTGTTTTAAATATTCAGGTTTTAGGAAAAGAAATAAACGATTGCTTAGTACACAGGCTTGATAGGTTTTTAGAGCTTACAGATGCTCATGAGAAGCAGCCTGTTGAATTAAAACATTTAGAAACGATAGTATTCTCACATAAAGGACTATTTAAAAATTCTCTAGGGGAAAAGATACTATTTATAAACAAGGTTGAAACACCAGAAGATGATAAGGGAGCTAAACAGCTTGCTCTTAACATAACTAAAAACAATTCAGGAAGAATAAATAAAATTATTGCTGGAAGTTTAAAGCATAGTACTTTTAGCTTGGAGCTTTAG
- the yqeB gene encoding selenium-dependent molybdenum cofactor biosynthesis protein YqeB — MFQELVIIRGGGDIASGTIQKLHRSGFKVLVLEIEKPTFIRRKVCYGEAIYEKEFALEGATAKLIKNINELEEVWMQGKIPVLIDKEGYSIEVLKPRIVVDAILAKKNLGTHIEMADITIALGPGFEAGKDVHAVIETMRGHNLGRIILSGCAIKNTGIPGEIKGFSKERVIYSPSNGIIKNIREIGDVVKKDDLLAYVEKDEVLATLDGVLRGIIRDGSFVNKWLKIADIDPRLSEKENCFTISDKARAIGGAVLEAILYLMN; from the coding sequence ATGTTTCAAGAGCTTGTAATTATTCGTGGAGGAGGAGATATAGCCTCTGGAACAATTCAAAAGCTTCATAGAAGCGGTTTTAAGGTTTTAGTGCTTGAAATAGAAAAGCCTACTTTTATAAGGCGTAAGGTATGCTATGGTGAAGCGATCTATGAAAAGGAATTTGCTTTAGAAGGAGCTACAGCTAAGCTTATTAAAAATATTAATGAGCTTGAAGAGGTTTGGATGCAGGGGAAGATTCCAGTACTTATAGATAAAGAAGGATACTCTATAGAAGTTTTGAAACCTAGAATAGTTGTAGATGCTATACTTGCTAAAAAAAACTTAGGTACGCATATTGAAATGGCTGATATAACTATTGCTTTAGGACCAGGCTTTGAGGCAGGAAAAGACGTTCATGCTGTAATAGAAACAATGAGAGGTCATAATTTGGGAAGGATTATCTTAAGTGGATGTGCTATAAAGAATACTGGGATTCCAGGAGAAATAAAGGGTTTTTCCAAGGAAAGAGTTATTTATAGTCCATCAAATGGAATTATAAAAAATATAAGAGAAATAGGGGACGTAGTTAAGAAGGACGATCTCCTTGCATACGTTGAAAAGGATGAGGTATTGGCAACCCTTGATGGGGTACTGAGAGGAATTATTAGAGATGGAAGCTTTGTTAATAAGTGGCTTAAAATTGCAGATATAGACCCAAGGCTTTCTGAGAAGGAAAATTGTTTCACTATATCTGACAAAGCTAGAGCAATAGGCGGTGCAGTATTAGAAGCGATTTTATATCTTATGAATTAA
- a CDS encoding MogA/MoaB family molybdenum cofactor biosynthesis protein, protein MFTVGIITASDKGSRGEREDKSGLVIREMVEACGYEVKRYVMLPDEQDELEKEMIYQSDELKVNLILTTGGTGFSKRDVTPEATLNIITREASGIAEAIRWYSLQITPRAMLSRAVSGIRGETLIVNLPGSPKAVKEALEFILDTVGHGIEILLNRTSECARR, encoded by the coding sequence ATGTTTACAGTTGGAATAATAACCGCAAGTGATAAGGGATCAAGAGGAGAAAGAGAAGATAAAAGCGGCTTGGTGATTAGAGAGATGGTTGAAGCCTGTGGGTACGAAGTTAAGAGGTATGTAATGCTTCCAGATGAGCAAGATGAACTTGAGAAAGAAATGATTTATCAGTCGGATGAATTAAAGGTTAATTTAATATTGACTACAGGTGGGACAGGCTTTAGCAAAAGAGATGTTACTCCCGAAGCAACTTTAAATATTATTACTCGTGAAGCAAGCGGCATAGCAGAGGCAATACGGTGGTACAGCCTTCAGATAACCCCTAGAGCAATGCTTTCAAGAGCTGTTTCAGGAATTAGAGGAGAAACCTTGATAGTTAATCTTCCGGGAAGCCCTAAGGCAGTAAAGGAAGCTTTAGAATTTATTTTAGATACAGTTGGTCACGGCATAGAAATACTTTTGAATAGAACATCGGAGTGCGCGAGAAGATAA
- a CDS encoding molybdopterin-binding protein, whose amino-acid sequence MKQIRVEEAVGSVICHDITQIIPGKVKGVVFKKGHIVREEDIPVLLSVGKEHLYVWEKKEGMLHEDEAAERLKNLTAGEGLEFGEPREGKVNFIAKEDGLLKVDKEALMKLNSMGELVVVTLHNNFPVKKGQKVAGTRIIPLVIDEEKIKKAESFIKDTVIKVLPYKPKKVGIVTTGSEVYHGRIKDAFGPVIRRKVEEFNCEVLGQTIVSDNLEQITAAIKSWMEQGAEMIVCTGGMSVDPDDLTPTAIKNTGAELITYGAPILPGSMLLLAYQGDMPILGLPGCVMYNSRTAFDLILPRILVGEKLTNEDIAAYGHGGLCMECEVCRFPDCSFGKGV is encoded by the coding sequence ATGAAACAGATTAGAGTTGAAGAAGCTGTAGGCTCTGTAATTTGTCATGATATAACACAAATAATTCCAGGTAAGGTTAAGGGAGTAGTATTTAAAAAAGGACATATTGTAAGGGAAGAAGACATTCCTGTGCTGCTTTCAGTAGGCAAGGAGCATTTATATGTTTGGGAGAAGAAAGAAGGGATGCTTCATGAAGATGAGGCTGCTGAAAGGCTTAAGAATTTGACAGCAGGAGAAGGTCTCGAATTTGGCGAACCTAGGGAAGGCAAAGTTAACTTCATAGCAAAAGAGGATGGGCTTTTAAAGGTGGACAAGGAAGCCCTAATGAAGCTTAATTCGATGGGAGAGCTTGTTGTAGTAACGCTTCATAATAATTTTCCTGTAAAAAAGGGGCAAAAGGTTGCGGGCACAAGAATAATTCCCTTAGTCATTGATGAAGAAAAGATTAAAAAAGCTGAATCCTTTATCAAGGATACGGTTATAAAAGTGCTTCCATATAAGCCTAAAAAGGTTGGTATAGTTACCACTGGAAGCGAAGTTTATCATGGAAGAATTAAGGATGCCTTTGGACCTGTTATCAGAAGAAAGGTAGAAGAGTTCAATTGTGAGGTTTTAGGGCAAACTATTGTATCAGATAATTTAGAGCAGATTACTGCTGCTATAAAAAGCTGGATGGAACAAGGTGCAGAGATGATAGTTTGCACAGGTGGAATGTCTGTAGATCCAGATGATTTAACTCCAACAGCTATAAAAAATACAGGTGCAGAGCTCATAACCTATGGAGCACCTATACTTCCAGGATCAATGCTGCTTTTAGCCTATCAGGGAGATATGCCAATTCTTGGACTTCCAGGCTGTGTAATGTATAACAGCAGAACTGCCTTCGACTTAATTCTTCCAAGGATACTTGTGGGAGAAAAGCTTACTAATGAAGATATAGCAGCTTATGGACATGGCGGATTGTGTATGGAATGTGAAGTCTGCAGATTTCCTGACTGCAGCTTTGGAAAGGGAGTATAA
- the moaA gene encoding GTP 3',8-cyclase MoaA, translated as MIDQWGRSVDYLRISITDRCNLRCKYCMPKNSVRFMPKEDLLTIDEIFRVAKLTSELGVKKIRITGGEPLVREGIIELIRDIKALENIEEVCMTTNGILLEENLERLISAGLDRVNISLDTLDETLFREITGGGDIKPVLRAVERCVEKGLKVKLNTVLMKNYNEKEILEFIKLTERYPIDVRFIEMMPIGAGKAFRSVTTDQAIALISEEFQLLHCESGNNNDGPACYYKTEKGLGKIGFISPMSHSFCRSCNRIRLTAEGFLKQCLHWKKGKNLETLMRHGISDEDLIKVIEECIYLKPYEHGFLENSLSSSSDKRNMFQIGG; from the coding sequence ATGATAGATCAATGGGGGAGAAGCGTAGATTATTTAAGGATTTCAATAACTGACAGATGCAACCTAAGATGCAAATACTGTATGCCTAAAAATTCTGTAAGGTTTATGCCAAAGGAAGATTTGCTTACCATTGATGAAATTTTTAGAGTAGCTAAATTGACCTCAGAGCTTGGTGTTAAGAAGATAAGAATAACAGGTGGAGAACCTTTAGTAAGAGAAGGAATTATAGAGCTTATAAGAGATATAAAAGCTCTTGAAAATATAGAAGAAGTTTGTATGACTACTAATGGTATTTTGTTGGAAGAAAATCTAGAAAGACTCATTAGCGCAGGTTTGGATAGGGTTAACATCAGTCTTGATACTCTTGATGAGACTTTATTCAGAGAAATTACAGGTGGTGGAGATATAAAGCCTGTGCTTAGAGCAGTAGAGCGATGTGTAGAAAAGGGACTTAAAGTAAAGCTGAACACTGTGCTCATGAAAAATTATAATGAAAAGGAAATATTAGAATTTATTAAACTTACCGAGAGATATCCAATAGATGTGAGATTTATCGAGATGATGCCTATAGGAGCTGGCAAAGCTTTTAGGTCTGTTACAACTGACCAAGCAATAGCTTTAATCAGCGAGGAGTTTCAGTTACTCCACTGTGAGAGTGGTAATAACAATGATGGGCCTGCTTGCTACTACAAAACGGAAAAAGGTTTGGGGAAAATTGGATTTATAAGCCCTATGAGCCATTCCTTCTGTAGAAGCTGCAACAGGATTCGCCTCACAGCTGAAGGCTTTTTAAAACAGTGTCTTCACTGGAAGAAAGGAAAAAATTTAGAAACTCTTATGAGACATGGCATTTCCGACGAAGATTTAATAAAAGTAATAGAAGAATGTATATACTTAAAGCCCTATGAGCACGGCTTTCTCGAAAACAGCCTAAGCTCAAGCTCAGACAAAAGAAACATGTTCCAAATCGGAGGGTAA